One window of Nicotiana tomentosiformis chromosome 11, ASM39032v3, whole genome shotgun sequence genomic DNA carries:
- the LOC138901097 gene encoding uncharacterized protein, with protein MVEEKESEEQEEFDAEKDKMVMFGKEPSSKVNSSGTWKRRHDNGTGKVTTAGLEGHGKEAHYHIHGPGPYGMPGQWKVPMKKWEVGTSKDHFRANTLTVVTIKSTPLPKNPVHPKSRDEYTRIQSCTTAKQIWGTLQVAHEVTPQVKRSRETLLYSQYEKFAMKEGETIQEMYTKFTTLTNELKSLGRIIPGKDRVKKILNSVLPITWESKVTAIQKSNNNYTLPLDELIRNLTAYEIMKRNSCLKNVHALESTILKLRYENLKLKLGTGKKIVDHTLLTLEENVGKMKDRLYKRDEQNQFLSREDLKGGNVSFGNGKKGKIIGVGKEDNELTCLSVLDNDFLLWHKRLGHASLSQLNKLVSKDLVIGLPKIKFKKDKVCEACSRGKQKKVYMWFFDETNILFERQEQDDEAIGLDADFVNAMQYKLNQFERIQVWHLVPRPKDRSVIGTKWVFRNKFDVEGIVTRNKTRLVVQGYSQDEGIDYDETFAPVARLEAIRLHIAFAAYMEFTLH; from the exons ATGGTGGAAGAAAAAGAAAGTGAAGAACAAGAAGAATTTGATGCAGAGAAGGACAAGATGGTTATGTTTGGGAAAGAACCATCTTCAAAGGTAAACTCCTCAGGGACTTGGAAGAGGAGGCATGATAATGGTACTGGAAAAGTTACAACTGCAgggttggaaggacatg GAAAGGAGGCACATTATCacattcatggacctggtccttatggaatgcCTGGACAGTGGAAG GTACCCATGAAGAAATGGGaagttggtacaagcaaggatcactTTAGGGCAAACACTTTGACTGTTGTGACTATTAAGTCCACACCACTCCCAAAGAACCcagttcatccaaaaag TCGAGATGAATACACCAGgatccaaagttgtaccactgctaagcaaatttggggcacattgcaagtggctcatgaagtAACACCTCAGGTGAAGAGATCCAGAGAAACTCTAttgtattctcaatatgagaaatttgctatgaaggaaggagaaaccattcaagagatgtacacaaagttcactacactgacaaatgagctaaagtctcttggaaggattattcctgGAAAAGATAGAGTCAAGAAGATACTGAATAGCGTTTTGCCTATAACTTGGGAGAGCAAAGTCACTGCCATTCAGAAATCAAATAATAATTACACTCTCCCACTGGATGAATTAATTAGAAATCTTACTGCCTATGAAATAATGAAAAGGAATAgttgtctaaagaat gttcatgcacttgaatCAACTATCCTAAAGCTTAGATatgaaaatctaaaactgaaattaggaacaggtaaaaaGATAGTTGATCACACActactcactctagaagaaaatgtaggaaaaatgaaagatcggttgtataaaagggatgagcag aaccagttcctttcacgtgaggaccttaaaggaggtaatgtctcctttggaaatgggaagaaaggtaagatcattggggttggaaaagaag ataatgaactcacttgcttaagtgtgttggataatgattttctcctttggcacaagaggcttggacatgccagtctaagtcaactcaacaaactagtctccaaggacttggtgatagggcttCCTAAAATTAAGTTCAAgaaagataaagtttgtgaggcttgttcaagggggaagcag aagaaagtgtacatgtggttttttgatgaaactaacattctttttgAGAGGCAGGAACaggatgatgaagcaattgggctg GATGCAGACTTTGTGAATGCAATGCAATataaactcaaccaatttgagagaattcaagtttggcatctggtaccaagacccaaggacagatcagtaattggcacaaaatgggtcttcagaaacaaatttGACGTAGAAGGAATAGTTACACGAAACAAgacaagattggtggttcaaggatatagtcaagatgAGGGCATAGATTATGATGagacctttgctccagttgcaagattggaagcaattCGACTCcatatagcctttgctgcttacatggaatttaCTCTCCATTAG
- the LOC138901098 gene encoding secreted RxLR effector protein 161-like, with protein MEDFKEIDTLIATATKLDIDEPSSSVDQKLYKGMIGSLLYLTTSRPDIIFNIVLCARFQVNPKESHLTAVKRILRYLKATTDICLLYPKGSNFNLVGYAYTDYVGFLVDRKSTSGCIPIFCYNTSAIRDD; from the exons atggaagatttcaaagaaattgatactcttatAGCAACAGCTACAaaattggatatagatgaacctagttcatctgttgatcagaagttgtataagGGAATGATTGGatctttgttatatctcactaCTAGCAGACCTGACATTATTTTCAATATAGTCctatgtgctagatttcaggtaaatccaaaggagtctcacttgactgctgtcaagaggatcttgagatacctaaaagccACTACTGACATTTGTCTAttgtatccaaaaggtagtaattttaaCTTAGTAGGATATGCTTATACTGATTAtgtaggttttcttgtggatagaaagagcacctcag gttgtatccccatcttttgttataacactagtgcaattagggatgattaa